The stretch of DNA TCCACCCAGCCGCACCCATCGTCGCGGGCAGCCAACGCGGCGCGTTGTGCCGTGGTGAAGAAGCGTTGTTCGCGTCCGAGGTTGACCGGCTGACCCGTGGGACCGAACTGCACGGCGATGTAGCCGGAGCAGAGGTGCCGTTCAACCGTCGCAAGCGAAACCGGGACACCGTCGATATGACCGAACCCGCCCGCTGCGCCTGATGTGCTGGGTGCCGAACGTGGCAGGGGCGCGGCTGGTCGGGGCGCGGGCGCGTGTGCTGATACTGAGCCTGGTGCTGGTGCTGGTGCTGGTGCTGGTGCTGGTGCTGGTGCTGGTGCTGGTGCTGGTGCTGGTGCTGGTGCTGGTGCTGGTGGCGACAGGGCCGAGCTCGACAGGGTTTCGCCGCTGCGCGGATGCTGATCGCGGTCATCGCTGGCGGTGCCGCGCGTGGCGGGCTCGGGGTGCTCGGGCGGGTTGGCCGCGGGAAGCGCTGCGGCGTTCACGTGCACGGTGACGGTGGGGCGGCGGCCGAGAAGGACGACGTGGGGGTCAGCCTCGGTGCCGAGGTGCAGCAGGGTGAGGATGCCGTCGGCGGCGATCTGGTCGGTTGTTCGGGGGTCGTCGCGCAGGGCCTGAGCTTTCGCGTGGGCTGTGGGGTCGACAAAGCGCGGTCCGCCGCGGCGAGGGCCGGTGATTCCCTCGACGATCAGCTCGATCTGCCGGCCCTGTTCGGGCGCGAACAGGCCGCTGGTCCGGTACATGCCGTTGGGCTGCTTCCAGAGGCGGAAGAAGCGTTCACCGTGCTGGGTCTTCTCGCGGCGGCTGATGCCCTCGATGTCGAGTTGATCCCGCAGCACCCGGGCCCGCTTCCAGAGCGTGTCGGCGCTCAGGGTGCGCGCCTCACCGATCAAAAGCACGGCTGCCGCGTGAAGCTTCTCGGCCGACACGCCGGGGCCGGTCTCGCCCAGGCCCTTGCGGATGGCGGCTGTGGCATCGGCCGACAG from Leifsonia psychrotolerans encodes:
- a CDS encoding HNH endonuclease signature motif containing protein: MEKLTDRLRESAAAVARLGDGVAAFHGLSDAELLGAQGLIATLRRQVDSYAVWAAGEIALRSKPEFGQRGLARRHGFGSPESMIERTAGTTHADAVKLVSLGVMLADTADAAEAAVAADAAAAAATAAAAAAAAAAAAIAAAATDAEDAAAESGDASHADDPGAVDAEAGPPPGAPSALSWLAEVSAALNAGTLSADATAAIRKGLGETGPGVSAEKLHAAAVLLIGEARTLSADTLWKRARVLRDQLDIEGISRREKTQHGERFFRLWKQPNGMYRTSGLFAPEQGRQIELIVEGITGPRRGGPRFVDPTAHAKAQALRDDPRTTDQIAADGILTLLHLGTEADPHVVLLGRRPTVTVHVNAAALPAANPPEHPEPATRGTASDDRDQHPRSGETLSSSALSPPAPAPAPAPAPAPAPAPAPAPAPAPAPGSVSAHAPAPRPAAPLPRSAPSTSGAAGGFGHIDGVPVSLATVERHLCSGYIAVQFGPTGQPVNLGREQRFFTTAQRAALAARDDGCGWVDCDKPASWTEAHHIEHWVDEHGNTDLAVGILLCYFHHMLLHNNGWHIDRHGDTYWLVPPGDIDPNQTPIQLRSVNLLQHTTRP